One Dysidea avara chromosome 7, odDysAvar1.4, whole genome shotgun sequence genomic region harbors:
- the LOC136260694 gene encoding calcineurin-binding protein cabin-1-like isoform X1, giving the protein MLLTPLNCDSGSNAVGTSASSKKTSKEAQESACFQEYHDALKLQRDGDLNGARALYLHLLQSSFLMGEESSGTVSATATKLKYSICRNLAGIFKDQGDLSVAIETYLKATRIDSTDLTTWLQLSKVAQLQGNLPIARMALEKALECNPDHWPCLDQLCRVLFSIQDYPACLATCSTALERNPSYEQGLVYVDHILRENGDTLWIRQFEGLKKYQASVSEVSSSGVAKCLEAANTLRQKWSQRYKDEEEALISSWEPIKFSKDLQDLTWLSLGRWLVAAWDHCDELARSGKSSWSCRLELPDKSNTVKSVTFKLASPLTQSSPSTSDTTLSSSAGDNIPHKSSPQKRKSADVADHIPPKRRSARAARGKRNEGPQNYFDMLKKYIPERFGMAQLESLHSLELSPLRKKSAARDSIGKHLVAALASPTRILANDSQPDNVQQFIAEQKNNSGIVFVVYDFLKHLALHFNWVWPFPLAGIFVDLYQRVEQRVPQPPALCNQLEKAELDYLKDFVRISLVYCELLVDSQCRASTVKKKGTDKTSPTLPLVDGLISLMLFSVSKFEGQEKDHVLFRVVWLMAQVKMTRNNPSATTGHVLELCRLLENYADQASVIIYLCNLHHDPYISLAHAKERVNSLERSLSYENINLLYQKGSYSEVVDHLLPVLEQESGSYNEFLIGSSQLGGDQKLQLVSSLYLLLSSLFKLNRIEECLCCTVQAMDELLTHNNTNSELWTNSLFNTFDTVNKCIVAEPHLLAKPSQQGVVKVLIVQICRVLDLLSEIADSPLLHTLPVCLPWKIFYYILKGEETDDNENNEGDKEDTPAIAAVTEPSSSDVTNTPTCSVKKEPSDDPQTPVATRSISDLTSPMHDHTYALPSVLITPTMMATIDSHSQSHKGYTYLSKVGSILTTPLLPAEKSSLKKSVEFLKEAHDHLGTLGWCSWDNGCLLSTSIQVLRKELRVLTAFSPQHREVLLQELEQCYYCLYGHPRKVSKAKARGLVEHGANPITLTWEDSLVLMEYFHPASLPSVEDHKTSCMTTDLLALYKRIVETVPGKLGQVMDQESIQAFIDGNSTELPQPKLPHTQSAVISELYYLLADESLRTNDINKALKYYLFDLSYCPERFDSWAGIALAKSRKIIDKIQQCDIKLGVEKFVQRHAASVLRCFEKAVSLNDKNCFVIEKFGFFAYTLQAYASQIMKQKTLYPAEELQSWAKECRNKGLYLSKTCFTMALGLTGTKLAQPWLYQYMLSKTYYKLDMPINVCLEGIVTTTQMLDREGAVYPRNVDLSSKFFAKESIEVCYQLYSMLLKHMIKGNSGDDSSQMLAGMKECPLSAVIFPEAVTFANKIIPDHTSTTSCESVDEVVTNASMMTPVEEDSTIVCMDTAVCCQEEHTSTVHSTAMDTTPPQHAQDNLTQSTSSDVTPDGSLGEMMLETLNIPSHMDTSTVYRCICVLLSLLFRFPVNFKPLYRLAWLFYKLKAYQLAKMCLLGPLPKELQQAKILPLFVLKSNIFTNLWQIPGEEINRPGSFPSHARTNLELLVNVLLDLHDLSSLTTLASNLRNKPDPHKQYLRDTERLAITKRVVLLCVELLKKFSTEVHAGEADTSDLFAKGSLVKQLASKTDVGSKELSKEVASILSELMPKLS; this is encoded by the exons ATGTTATTAACTCCTTTAAATTGCGATAGTGGTAGTAATGCTGTAGGTACATCAGCGTCTAGCAAGAAGACCAGTAAAGAAGCTCAG GAATCAGCATGTTTCCAGGAGTATCACGATGCGCTGAAACTGCAGCGAGACGGAGATTTAAATGGCGCCAGGGCTCTCTACTTACACTTGCTACAATCATCCTTTTTAATGGGAGAA GAAAGCTCTGGAACTGTATCAGCCACAGCCACAAAATTGAAATATTCAATTTGTCGTAATCTTGCTGGCATCTTCAAGGATCAGGGAGATCTCTCAGTTGCCATAGAAACATATCTGAAG GCAACACGTATTGATAGCACAGACCTCACAACTTGGTTACAGCTGTCAAAGGTTGCACAGTTGCAAGGTAACCTACCGATAGCCCGAATGGCTTTGGAGAAG GCACTGGAGTGTAATCCTGATCACTGGCCATGTCTTGACCAGTTGTGCAGAGTTCTGTTTAGTATACAAGATTAtcctg CTTGCCTTGCTACTTGCTCCACTGCCCTGGAGAGAAACCCTTCATATGAACAAG GGTTGGTATATGTTGACCATATTTTACGTGAGAATGGGGACACTCTTTGGATCCGTCagtttgaaggcttgaaaaa GTATCAAGCAAGTGTCTCAGAAGTGTCTTCCAGTGGTGTTGCTAAG TGTTTAGAAGCTGCTAATACTTTAAGGCAGAAATGGTCCCAACGTTACAAAGATGAAGAGGAAGCATTAATATCTAGCTGGGAACCTATCAAGTTCTCAAAAGACCTTCAGGATCTGAC GTGGCTCAGTCTCGGAAGATGGCTAGTAGCTGCCTGGGACCACTGTGATGAACTGGCTCGGTCTGGAAAA AGTAGCTGGTCATGTAGACTGGAACTTCCCGACAAATCCAATACTG TTAAGAGTGTAACATTTAAGTTGGCTAGTCCACTGACACAGTCTTCACCCAGCACTAGTG ACACAACCTTATCATCTTCAGCTGGAGATAATATTCCTCACAAGTCTTCTCCACAAAAACGAAAGTCCGCTGATGTGGCTGATCATATTCCTCCAAAAAGACGTTCTGCTCGT GCTGCTAGGGGTAAGAGGAATGAAGgaccacagaattattttgaTATGCTTAAGAAATATATCCCAGAACGTTTTGG CATGGCCCAGCTGGAGTCACTACACTCACTGGAATTGTCTCCATTGAGGAAGAAGTCAGCTGCAAG GGACAGCATCGGGAAGCACTTGGTAGCTGCACTAGCTAGCCCCACAAGAATTCTAGCCAATGACAGCCAGCCAGACAATGTGCAACAATTTATTGCTGAGCAGAAGAACAACAG TGGAATAGTGTTTGTGGTTTATGACTTTCTCAAACATCTGGCGCTACATTTTAATTGGGTGTG GCCATTCCCACTGGCGGGAATATTTGTAGACCTTTATCAGAGGGTGGAGCAACGGGTACCTCAACCTCCTGCATTGTG CAACCAATTGGAGAAGGCTGAACTAGACTACTTGAAGGATTTTGTGAGG ATCAGTCTGGTCTACTGTGAgctactggtggacagtcagtGTAGGGCAAGTACAGTGAAGAAGAAAGGAACAGACAAGACAAG TCCCACCCTACCACTTGTTGATGGACTGATTTCACTGATGTTGTTCTCTGTGTCAAAGTTTGAGGGACAAGAAAAGGACCATGTATTGTTCAGAG TGGTGTGGTTGATGGCACAGGTCAAGATGACAAGGAACAACCCATCAGCTACCACTGGCCATGTGCTTGAG CTTTGCCGTCTCCTAGAGAATTACGCTGATCAAGCTAGTGTCATCATTTACCTGTGTAATCTTCACCATGACCCCTATATATCCCtag CACATGCCAAAGAAAGGGTTAACTCACTGGAGAGATCATTGTCTTATGAGAAT atcAACTTGCTCTACCAGAAGGGTAGCTACTCTGAAGTTGTGGATCATCTACTACCAGTACTGGAGCAAGAGTCTGGTAGCTATAATGAG TTTCTGATTGGCTCCTCTCAACTTGGAGGTGACCAGAAACTTCAGCTGGTCTCCAGTCTGTATCTGCTATTGTCTTCTTTGTTCAAGTTGAATAGGATTGAA GAGTGTTTGTGTTGTACAGTACAAGCAATGGATGAACTACTCACACACAACAATACTAACAGTGAGTTGTGGACCAACAGTCTCTTCAACACATTTGACACTGTAAACAA GTGTATTGTTGCTGAACCTCATCTGCTGGCAAAGCCATCTCAACAAGGAGTGGTGAAGGTGTTAATAGTACAGATTTGCCGAGTGTTAGACTTGCTGTCAGAAATAGCCGACTCTCCCTTGCTGCACACCTTACCTGTGTGTCTGCCATGGAAGATTTTCTACTACATCTTAAAGGG GGAGGAGACTGATGATAATGAGAACAATGAAGGTGATAAAGAAGATACACCAGCTATTGCTGCTGTCACTGAGCCAAGCTCCAGTGATGTCACCAACACTCCAACTTGTAGTGTCAAGAAGGAACCATCTGATGATCCCCAGACACCAGTGGCAACAAGGAGCATAAGCGACTTGACGTCTCCCATGCATGACCACACCTATGCTCTTCCATCTGTACTCATCACTCCGACAATGATGGCTACTATTGATAGTCACTCTCAGTCACACAAGGGATACACCTACCTCTCCAAAGTTGGGTCGATTCTAACAACGCCTTTACTGCCAGCTGAGAAAAGTTCACTTAAAAAATCAGTTGAATTTTTAAAAGAGGCTCACGACCACTTGGGAAC GTTAGGCTGGTGCAGCTGGGACAATGGCTGTCTCCTGTCAACAAGTATTCAAGTGCTAAGGAAGGAGTTGAGAGTGTTAACTGCCTTCTCTCCACAACACAGAGAG GTTCTTTTACAAGAACTGGAGCAGTGTTACTATTGTCTGTATGGACACCCCAGGAAAGTGTCAAAAGCAAAG GCACGAGGACTTGTGGAACATGGAGCCAACCCA ATCACCCTAACTTGGGAGGATTCCCTGGTACTTATGGAGTACTTCCACCCAGCCTCTCTCCCTTCTGTTGAGGACCACAAAACCAGCTGCATGACTACTGAT TTACTGGCTCTGTATAAGAGAATAGTGGAAACAGTTCCTGGGAAATTAGGACAag ttatggATCAAGAAAGCATTCAAGCATTCATCGATGGTAATTCTACTGAACTACCACAGCCCAAGTTACCCCACACACAAAG TGCTGTCATATCAGAATTATACTACCTGTTGGCTGATGAGTCTTTGAGGACCAATGACATCAA TAAAGCATTGAAGTATTATCTGTTTGATTTATCATATTGCCCTGAGAGATTTGACTCATGGGCAGGTATTGCGTTGGCCAAGTCACGTAAGATAATTGATAAGATTCAGCAA TGTGACATCAAGCTGGGAGTTGAGAAGTTTGTACAACGACATGCTGCTAGTGTGCTAAG GTGTTTTGAGAAGGCTGTCTCCTTGAATGACAAGAACTGTTTTGTTATTGAAAAG TTTGGGTTTTTTGCTTACACTTTACAAGCATATGCATCACAAATCATGAAACAG AAAACTTTGTACCCTGCTGAGGAGCTTCAATCATGGGCCAAGGAATGTCGGAATAAAGGGTTGTACCTCTCCAAAACTTGTTTCACCATGGCACTAGGGCTGACTGGTACCAAACTAGCTCAGCCATGGTTGTATCAGTACATGTTGAGCAAAACTTATTACAAACTGGACATGCCAATCAATGTCTGTCTTGAGGGCATCGTCACCACCACACAAATGCTAGACAGAGAAGGGGCTGTCTATCCCAGAAATGTTGACTTGTCCTCAAAGTTTTTTGCTAAAGAATCAATAGAG GTTTGCTACCAACTCTACTCAATGCTACTGAAGCACATGATCAAAGGTAACAGTGGTGACGACAGCAGTCAAATGCTGGCAGGGATGAAAGAGTGTCCCCTAAGTGCTGTCATCTTTCCTGAAGCTGTAACATTCGCCAATAAGATTATTCCTGATCATACATCCACTACATCTTGTGAGTCAGTTGATGAGGTGGTGACTAATGCTTCAATGATGACGCCAGTGGAAGAGGACAGTACCATAGTTTGTATGGACACTGCAGTTTGCTGTCAAGAGGAACACACCTCAACTGTTCACAGCACTGCAATGGACACTACACCACCACAACATGCACAAGACAACTTAACACAGTCAACTTCTAGTGATGTGACACCAGATGGTAGTTTGGGAGAGATGATGTTGGAAACACTAAACATTCCATCTCATATGGACACGTCCACTGTTTATCGCTGCATTTGTGTGCTGCTTAGTTTGTTATTTAGATTTCCTGTCAACTTCAAGCCACTATACAGACTAGCATGGCTCTTTTACAAGCTGAAAGCTTACCAG CTTGCGAAAATGTGTCTACTAGGACCATTACCTAAGGAACTACAACAGGCAAAGATTTTGCCATTGTTTGTACTCAAGTCTAACATCTTTACT AATCTATGGCAGATTCCTGGAGAAGAAATCAACAG ACCTGGTAGTTTTCCTTCACATGCCAGAACCAACTTGGAGTTGCTGGTTAATGTTCTACTGGACCTCCACGACCTCAGCTCCCTCACAACACTTGCCTCCAACCTAAGGAATAAGCCAGACCCTCACAA gCAGTATCTACGGGACACTGAACGTCTTGCTATCACAAAAAGA GTGGTATTACTGTGTGTTGAGCTGTTGAAGAAGTTTTCCACTGAGGTACATGCTGGGGAGGCTGATACCAGTGACCTGTTTGCTAAAGGTTCACTAGTCAAGCAACTAGCTAGCAAGACTGATGTGGGCTCAAAAGAATTGAGTAAA GAAGTCGCCTCTATTTTATCTGAACTCATGCCAAAATTATCATAA